The DNA window gtgaaatggaggccaaaacatgaaacactctatcgagagtcaatttggcacatcgcaccgtaaattctcgaacgacctcaaaaatgatccgaatcacgaacggtcgaaaacatgaccttcctaactcaatggggcactgtccagtccaaggccataggctaaaagccaaccaagaactcagacGAGCCCTCGCACCGGCACAGCAACCTGCTGTCAAAAAAATCCAGCAGCTGTGTAGTGCGTAGTGTCttgctttgatcgatgtcttgcgtcgttcTAGTGGCCACCAATTTACCGTGGCACgacctagacatcttggggtgtggtatggaccgtggctaagggcacaaggcCGAACCAGATCCACACCAAGCCACAAAAACGAAATGCAAACCTGCTGTCAAAAATGAAGGGGCCGAGAGGACACTTGTGTTGCTTCTGTCCAAACGACTTGGGACATGGCTCAAGCCACTTATGGCCGACTTGACCACGTCCTATGCTTGCTAGGGAAGGGTCCTAGCCATGGCTactggccctaggccagccatgaCTCGAAATCTAACCCAAACAAGCCAAGACACACCAGCTGTCAAAAACCGAAGGGGCGagaaggggaggggctgttttgttgttttgatttaaaaaccgaggagccatggaccgagccaccaaaagggcgacttagtcacgtcttagacatgctagggaagtgatctaaccatggctataagcccctggggcagccaagatcagatctctTCCCATGACaacaaaactgaaatttgaagcacaaaaatgacagcaaaggggagttgctgtcatctCGATTTCTCTCATGCATGGGGGCTGATTTTAATGGACCAAAGTGGTCCTAATCCatcctagtacatgcctagatgtcgccttgggagcctggagtcgagccatccacctgaaacatCACAACAAGTGAAACCGTAAAGCTGCTCAAGAACTCAAAAAAAATCTGCATGTGTTTCCTTAAAAATTCTGTGCTGTATTTCGTTTTTGGCATGGAAGGGTGGTCATGAATCATGAAAATAAtgttaatatgacttgattgaggtttagaaaaacaTATGTACATGCCTGGatttttcgtttgaaagaaaacgaaaagaacgagacgttacggcgcggaggaggtggagcgcttgcTACCTTGTTTCTTCCTCGGTTTTTCTCACTTGATTACAACTATGAGGCTCACGATTTTACACTGCTTTTACCTCTGAAATGCTCTCTATTTTCGGTGCAAGGGAGAGGGGGAAtatggttaggagagtgagggagGTGGTGCAAAATATAGGGAAGAAAATCAAGACTAAGTCTCCaacttttgaaattttgaattttggttgaTATCACAAAATTTGTTGGTGTTTGTTGGGGTGAGGTGGCCGATTATTTCCTTCctaatctagactaggataaaGCTTATTAGTTAATCAATTAAGGTTGCTCAATAATTAAAAGGTTAACATGCTAAACTaccaagaatgggtcaaagatGATGAGTTGGCAAATAATTGTTGCATCTCCAAGGGGTGGCCGATTACTTGGTAAATAAGTGGAgggaaatattgtttatttgataaatttCTAAACCTCTAAAGCCTcacttattatttaaataatttagtgaactaatcctttaatttaggaacttaaataactttattttctactcacctcatgtaacttaaataattccttaaacttctttTTAACTTAGATTAAATTATTggctagctaaaataaagtctggaaatatttctcaactcttaaatttatttctaaactccaactccggtccgacctcgctGAAATAGctgaaatgctaaaattcaAACTActaaactgaaataataaaataattaacttcaaagaaatgcattaaaataaacatgcactgaagtcaattaaatttttaaaataatagaattatgcatggcttgtaCGCAGTCTAAATTCCGGGTTCTACAGCaatggctcctatatgtgtcacaACTATACCCAACTTtgtcacctgatgactctcctggagccggtaaacgagtcaaagcacaaccctagcatatagaacctcagtgttgtctcgggtcgtaagtactaatggtgtacaatcataaccacagacttatcctctcgatgaatgataaccacttgggaagtccgagggagggttgttcgatTTAATTATCAtctgactacccatctgcatgtttggacatctctatgcccttaccaagaaactcagtacacaacatcacagatgctagtctcgagctcaagcgacattTATCCCTATTTTAGGcgactgaatcgactaggaacgaatttagaatatacagtgtttacaaatgagtttcaacatcgaattacgattcatttgtattaaatcataatcaaggactttatctatgttgtttgcatggtatacagataaagtataacaagaccatgaaagttaaattatattaaaataaagattgtttatttcacttgagtcaataaattccctagctaaccgttggcttgcaggtcATCTACTCTAATATTTAGTTCATAAAAAAGTACAAAAGTTTTTATAGGCAtctcatttattatttttttatatactagtttatttttttggtgtttgataattttttatttctaaaatatatatattatattatcaaGATACCATAGTTATAGattctaaaatatatatattatattatcaaGATACCATAGTTATAGATTACATTTAATTTACCAAGATAGttttaattttgaattaaaataGAGATAAGTTGagagagataaaaaaaaaaaataataataaacacaTATTATGTAAGTTTAAAACTATAAACAAACATTTCTTTTTATATTGACACACCGAAATTTGTTAATATATGATGTATTCAAGTATTATATAATAGTAAAGATTACATGTATTTTTATAAGATTATAACAACAACAATAAGAACAACAACAACATCAAGAAGAAATAGCTTTCTTATACAAGTGTTGTGTGTATGTCCAGTCGATTTATTTTATAAGTACTTTTGTTgaacaaattgaaaataaaacatggtaagaTTATATTTGTATAAGaagataaatttatattattttattagaatatgatagttatagaTTAGATTTAAGATAGTTTGAACTTCGAgataaaaaaaagttaaaaagagaaatgtaaaaataattaataaccacatattatgtattttttttaataagaagataaatttatattattttattagaatatgatagttatagaTTAGATTTAAGATAGTTTGAATTTTAAgataaaatagaaaaaatttaaaaaagagATGAAAAAAGTACTGATAACTACGTATTATGTAAGGGTAAATCTATAAATAACCGTTCATATgcttcgtttttctttctttaccGTGTATTGAAATAGAATCCAAAGACATTATATTGATATTTTTCAGTGAATAATTCATCAGGTTTTGTGGAAAGCTCCGAGGACTGAGAGGGGAAAGCAATTCACGAGAGGTTGAATGATATGTTGATTGGATTGAAGTTATTGGTAAGTTAGTAGAGATGGTGGTCCTTATTTACAATAATTAGTAATatatttttcatgggtgatccgaataagatatccgtctcacatgAATTTTTGTGTTGTTAAATGTATGTATTGGCGTAACAGCATTACCCTGAAGCGAGCACTCAACATCCATATCAGTCAAGTCGGCAGAGCAACATGAACCAGAAGGTCAGTGCCTAAAGCCGATAATCAGTTATAACTTTGCCACAAGTCATGGGAATCCTTAAAACTTTTCCTCGAACAATTGTGTACGTGGGATGcacgaaaaatttaaaattttcaaaacattGAGTTTCAACAATGAAAATTCTTATCGCAATTCCCCAAACAATTTCCatccaaaaaattatttttcccaaagCGCAACTTGTCAAACGGGCAAATTCATGCGAAGAGCGTCAAACAATGCATGCAACCCCCACATCCAGCGTCGAACAATTGTGTAAATctttttgtgtaattttttttactctAAATTAAGGAATTGTTTCCAGGACAAAATTTCTCAATTGACAACTTGCTTTGCTTTGCTTTCGGAAATTAGTGAAGGAAAACAAAACCGTTTTACTTTAGGAAAAGAAGTCTAAATTTTTGTTCTTTTTCATCGATATTTACTTGTATAATTAACGTGACAATTCTTTGGTTCGATTTGAAGataattttcagttatgattctTCTGCATAAATACGCAGATGTCCATCAACCCTTACATTTTCCACTGTTGCAAGAGGTGTGCGAGGAAGAGAAATACCAGATATCTTCCTCGAGATATAGTTTTCCAATTTCTTTTACATCTTCCAGCTCAATTTTTACATGATGTCGTGAGGCATGTTTGCAGAGAATGGAGCCTTGTCATCTCTTCCCCAAATTTCATCCAGCACCATCTTCGAAATTCATCTGGTGGAGTTATAATCCAGGAGAAGCTTTCGCGGCGCAATGGGATTTATGTGGAGATGCGACGAGGTTGTCTCGAGATATGTAAGTTCGACTGCGGGGTCTACGGTCTGGTAAGGTCTAGCTGCAATGGTTTGGTGGTGATCTCTGACGAGAGCGAACATCCTAATCTTTATGTTACTAATCCCTTGACAAAGCAGTGGACCATTCTTCCTCCTTTCTCCAATCTAACGGGACACTATTGGAATTGTGGTTTAGCATTTGTCGAGTCTTCCATGGAGTATAAAATGGTACGTATGTGTCGTGATGAATCTATTGTTCAGAAGACACGAATTGCAGTGCTCACCATTGGAGTTGATGAAGTTTGGAGGCATATTGACATAAACTTCTGTCACTCTCAGCTTAGTTTCATTTGGTTTCTGTTTGTTACTGGAGGATATGTACACTGGACGAGCATCGAATATGTTTTGACATTGAATGTCGAGACTGAAATCGTTCGCCGGTTTCCTGCGCCTCAATTACCAAAAATGTTCGGGAGTTTTCTACCAATGGGCGGCAATCTATCATATATTGATGAATCCAGTAAGTTTTCGAGGGATGTTTGGGAGATGAATTCCGTAACTGGAGAGTGGACCATGTTGTTTAGCTTTGACTCAGAACCTCTAGATGACAGATTTAAGGGCATGTTTTCTTATTATATGAAATCAATAACTCCCCGTTTTTGGTTAGTAGCGAGGGAACTTTTGGTCTTCAGTCTTGGATTTGGTCAGATACTTTGGATAGTTTATAATGTGAAGACTTCAGAAATTCAGTCATTTGAGTTGGAGGGGGGACGTTACCATTCTGAAGCTCATGTAAACAGCCTCGTTTGGTTGGAATGATGATTTAAAGCTACGCAAGAGATGGAAATACCAATTCCAAGACTGTCTTTGTATCTGATATGCGATCCTAAAAGGGCTATGAGTGTCgtgattaatttgatttattagTTGATGGAAGCATATGTTTAACACCCAAATGTTGTTTGGATGATGTTTTTATGGGATTCTTTGAATATCTTTTTGAACCACGAATTGAGATTTCTCTTGTTGCAAGATTAATCTCTTTTCCATTATCAATGTTTTTGACGATCTCATTTTCGATTGGGATTTGAAGTTGGTGAGGTTGCTTAATTTGATAGTTAACGGCTTTGATTTATCCTCTAAAACAtgccaaaaacttgtgtgagacgatctcacatgtcgtattttgtgagactgatatcttatttggtttatccgtgaattttttttagtttttatgttaataatattactttttattgtgaatatcagtaagattgaccgtctcacatataaatattcgtgaaaccgtctgataagagacctactctcaAAACATATGAACCAAATATTAGGATTAAAGCATGCATGGTAGAAAAATATGGCAGCGATTTGCTTGTACGTGTGTAATAAAAGCTATTTAATAACTTACGAAAAATCAATTctacttttttttattaaatattagcAATCTGAGGTACTTGTTATGTGTACGTAACAAAAACTATGAAACTAAAAAAATTGAAgaagataaagaataaataaatatatgtaatGTAAAAAAGTTGCAAGCTGtatgtataatttttaaattgaaGGTGCTAATAATGGAGATAGTGTAATCTTATTTTCCCGTATCTTTAcgttttaataataaaaatgaatgaATATTGTTATAGGTTAGATATGTAATTTGACGTTGGTTTATTATTGACGGACTAAATTAGTTAGTATAAGTGCTTCGAGTTTGATGGAATATTTCACCTTACCTTGTGGGACACTGTCTCCATGAGAAGATCAAATACCTAATTTTAACCACACATATGCGGGGTTCACAAATTCATATACGGGGTCCACCAATTGTTTTAAAATTAACGGCCCAGATCTTGTAGGGACAAGTAGCATCGACACTACCGAGTTTGATATACTAGAAAATTTCACGTACGTTGCatgtgaaaataattttatttggttGAGATCGAAGTTATCATATTTCGTCTTCAACTGTTTAGctttttaaaaattaagtaTTCACTTTTTTGCGGAAATTTCAAACTTCGGTCACTGTGATTCGATTTCTAATTAACTATTGAAGTGAATACATAATTATACTCTTAAAATCCCCTCTTCATTTTTATATTTAGAAATACCCAAATAACAAAACATAGTATACTTTAATAAAACTTTTAAATCTAGTCTAAAATATATTTCGagtaatatttgaaaatgcttttaaaaaatatttattaaatttttaaacactatttcaattccttgaattcattattacgattatttttatattgaatttATTACTATTGAAGAAAatcattaataataattaacagTACAATTAATTTTCCGTAAAACTCGTTTTGGAAATTTCTCATTTATTCTTCCCTGCGAACACCTGCACCAAAAACAGAAGCTTTCAAAATTCACCTATAAAATGGTTTCGTTGCTGGAAGTCTTCTAGTTTCTTGCTCAGTGAGTCacgatttcaaatatttttttgttcatTTATTTGATTTTCGAAGGTACGTGTTCATGTACTCTTTAAGATTTTGTGTCTTGTACGTACTGCTGAAGCGGAGCGTGCACGTCGCGAAATGATTGTTTTTGTCCGGTAATTTCAGGTTGCTTCTTGCTTAATCGTGACGGCGAAACCGAAGAAATTTTGTCTGATCTGCTGCCTTGATTATTGGTGGATTAATTTATCCACGGTTGAGCGAGATTTTGACCTCGTTAATTTGAGCATTTTCGATACTGATTAGGTAAGCTGCTCTAAAGATTTGGGTTTTGtgttttcttcttctttcttgTTGGTTATGTGATATCGTGTTCCAGGTTGTGCTGCTAAAACTAATGTTTTGCCACCTTGGTACCATCTCGCGTGTGTTTATGTTCCTGTTTCAATCATTTCGTCTTTGGTTAGGAAATGCTGAGAAGCGATTGAGCAAGCGAATCGGTGCTGTTTTTTGACTTACAATGGCGAGATTTATTGGAATGATTTTGTGGCCAGTGTTGTTGTTACTCTTGGTAGAGAATGGGAGATCGGTAGAATCAGCTTCTAGCTATTTACTCGGGCTTGGAAGCTATGACATAACTGGACCAGCAGCTGATGTTAACATGATGGGATATGCTAACATGGAACAGACTGCATCTGGTGTTCACTTCAGGTTGCGAGCTCGTGCTTTTATTGTGGCAGAGCCGCAGGGGAACAGGATCGCTTTTGTGAATCTTGATGCTTGTATGGCATCCCAACTTGTGACGATAAAAGTCCTCGAGAGGTTGAAGACGAGGTAGTATTTCTTCTTAACCAACTAGTCTCGTCTGTGTTTGCTATATATAGCGGAACCCAAGTCACGGTGAAGCATAGTTTACGGAGCATATTTTGAAAAGAGTTGTAACCTTGCTGTGTAGTTGTTTATGGCTGTAATAGCAGTTTCGTTAATATTGTGCTATTTGACATGAAAGATGTTCATTTTCGCTATCCAGGTATGGAAGTCTCTATAACGAGAACAACGTAGCCATTAGTGGCATCCACACCCATGCTGGCCCTGCTGGctatcttcaatatgttgtgtATATTGTAACATCCCTTGGTTTTGTACGTCAATCATTTGATGCCCTTGTTGATGGAATTGAGCAAACCATCATCCAAGCTCATGACAATCTTCGACCTGGATCAATATATGTGAATAAAGGTAATAGAGTAGTTCTTATAGTCTGTTAATGTGAATGTTAATGCGTATGCCTAAGTGGAATGAGTGATCTGCATCTCTGCCTCGAGTCTctacttttatttttatgattcgTGATCTTATGGTTCCTTAGAAGGAACAGATCTCAAGTATCACTGAATATGTTAAAGTGGATTGTTTAAAGAAGTTATTGACATCTCTGCATATCATATTCACTAATATTGGATCAAATAACAGGGGAGCTTTTGGATGCTGGCATTAACCGTAGTCCAAGTGCCTATCTCAACAATCCAGCCACTGAACGCGGTAAATATAAGTATAATGTTGATAAAGATATGACCCTCTTGAAATTTGTTGATGATGAATGGGGCCCAGTGGGAAGTTTCAATTGGTTTGCTACCCATGGAACATCTATGAGTCGTACAAATTCATTGATCAGTGGGGACAATAAAGGAGCTGCAGCACGCTTTATGGAAGATTGGTTTGATCAGAATAGTGGCGGTGATTCATCTTCTATCATTCCTGAAGTTGATGAAAACACCCGAAGAGTCTCAAACATTATTTCGTCTGTCAACGACAACCGTAAGTTCTTGGATCATTAACAAAACAAGTTGCGATATTGTATAACAACTTCAAATAC is part of the Primulina eburnea isolate SZY01 chromosome 1, ASM2296580v1, whole genome shotgun sequence genome and encodes:
- the LOC140805060 gene encoding F-box protein At5g49610-like — its product is MSINPYIFHCCKRCARKRNTRYLPRDIVFQFLLHLPAQFLHDVVRHVCREWSLVISSPNFIQHHLRNSSGGVIIQEKLSRRNGIYVEMRRGCLEICKFDCGVYGLVRSSCNGLVVISDESEHPNLYVTNPLTKQWTILPPFSNLTGHYWNCGLAFVESSMEYKMVRMCRDESIVQKTRIAVLTIGVDEVWRHIDINFCHSQLSFIWFLFVTGGYVHWTSIEYVLTLNVETEIVRRFPAPQLPKMFGSFLPMGGNLSYIDESSKFSRDVWEMNSVTGEWTMLFSFDSEPLDDRFKGMFSYYMKSITPRFWLVARELLVFSLGFGQILWIVYNVKTSEIQSFELEGGRYHSEAHVNSLVWLE